In Acidobacteriota bacterium, a genomic segment contains:
- the rplK gene encoding 50S ribosomal protein L11: MAKKAVGFIKLQIPAGQATPAPPVGPALGQHGVNIMDFCKNFNAKTQKESGLIIPVVITVYSDKSYSFITTTPPAAVLLKQMAKIAKGSPEPNKNKVAKLSMAQVKDIAKTKLPDLNCYDVDAAVKIIMGTARSMGIEISE; the protein is encoded by the coding sequence ATGGCCAAAAAAGCGGTTGGTTTCATCAAACTGCAGATACCCGCCGGTCAGGCCACTCCGGCCCCTCCCGTGGGCCCGGCACTCGGCCAGCACGGCGTCAACATCATGGATTTCTGCAAGAACTTCAATGCGAAGACTCAGAAGGAGTCGGGACTGATCATCCCGGTGGTCATCACGGTTTACAGTGACAAGTCCTACTCCTTCATCACCACGACGCCGCCGGCGGCGGTGCTCTTGAAGCAGATGGCGAAAATCGCCAAGGGTTCCCCCGAGCCCAACAAAAACAAGGTGGCCAAGCTGTCCATGGCTCAGGTCAAGGATATTGCCAAGACGAAGCTGCCCGACCTGAACTGCTACGACGTGGACGCCGCGGTGAAAATCATCATGGGCACCGCGCGGAGCATGGGCATCGAAATTAGTGAATAG